The nucleotide window GTTGTTTCGGGTTTGCGGAATATTTTTTTCATAATATTGTTGTAGATGTATTCATCGTATTTATGGGTGTATGTGGAATATATCATTAGGGTTGCTGCGGATAGTATTATTGCGTCAAAGAGTTCTGGAGCTATTAATCCTATTAAGAATCCTTCTATAGCTATTATGAGTGTGAACTCGCTTATTTGGTCTGTACTTATGCTTGTTAAAGTTGAGGTTCTTGTGTCGTATCCTTCGTTAACCAGAAACGCCGTGTTTACGATTGGTTTTAATATACCTGTTAGTAGGATTAGGCCTGCCGTTAATACTAATGTCTCTGTTGTTGGCATTGAGAGTAATGCACCAAGCATTGTGAAAAAGAGTACTATGAAAAAGTCTTTTATTGATTCTATTCCGTTAATCATCTCCAGGGATTTAGTAACATCGGTTCTAATGGAGATACCTGCTGCGAATGCTCCAACGACAATTGAGATTCCTAGGAACTCGCTGAGTCCTAAATAGATTATTAATATGGTTATGCTTCCCATTAACATGAGTTCGCCTGAACCATTGGTGATGTTAACCATATATTTGAATAGGTATTTGTATATGAGGAAGCCGGTTAGTATTAATAAGCCTCCGGCTATTATGTTCTGGGTTATCTGGATTGGTGTGAAGGCTTCTGCACTTAATATCAAGACTATTAGGATTGCGAGTAGGTCATCGAAGAAATGTATTGTTTGTGATAGTCTTCCATGTACAAAGCTCTCTCTTTTTTCATAATCTTTTAATTCAAAACCTATTATAGTTGAACTTAATACAACTGCTACAGCGAAATAAAATGAGTTAACAAGGTTTAAACCTAATAAAATACCTATAGCTAATGCGATTGGGCCGAGAATTAGTATTTGAAGTCCTACAGCTATCTCGCTTTCCCATATAACCGATTTAATCTTATTGAAATCGATTGAAACACCGAAAACAAATACTAGAAACGCGATCCCCCAGTATGCTAGATCTAGTATGTTCTGGCTATCGATATAGAATCCAGCTATAATACCGGCAAATATGTAGAATGGTATGGTTGGCAATTTAAAGTAGTTTGATATTATGAGTAAGAAACCAACCAGTATAAAGATGATTGATAGGTCAAGAACAAGTTCAGTAGCCATCTGTCTCCCCCTTTATTCTATTTAAATCACGTTGGATTATCTCATTGAAATGGCTTCGATTCTTTATATACATCTTTAGGTATTCTCCCATCATTTCTCCAGAAAGTTCTTTAGGAATTACTACCAGGTCTGCTCCAACCTCACGAAGTTTCTCGGCGTCATTGGAGTTCGATGCTTCGAAGACACATATTGTTTCTGGTTTCACTTCTTCGAGTATCTGTTTGTTT belongs to Methanonatronarchaeum sp. AMET-Sl and includes:
- a CDS encoding cation:proton antiporter, with translation MATELVLDLSIIFILVGFLLIISNYFKLPTIPFYIFAGIIAGFYIDSQNILDLAYWGIAFLVFVFGVSIDFNKIKSVIWESEIAVGLQILILGPIALAIGILLGLNLVNSFYFAVAVVLSSTIIGFELKDYEKRESFVHGRLSQTIHFFDDLLAILIVLILSAEAFTPIQITQNIIAGGLLILTGFLIYKYLFKYMVNITNGSGELMLMGSITILIIYLGLSEFLGISIVVGAFAAGISIRTDVTKSLEMINGIESIKDFFIVLFFTMLGALLSMPTTETLVLTAGLILLTGILKPIVNTAFLVNEGYDTRTSTLTSISTDQISEFTLIIAIEGFLIGLIAPELFDAIILSAATLMIYSTYTHKYDEYIYNNIMKKIFRKPETTKTDELSNVNPDIKDHIILVGHGRQGKKILNSCNEISCQTIVIENDPAAKKELKTKTENYVISDAVQQYTWEKSRYKKAKLIISTAPDIEVTNKILSLDTDADKIVRCSDIENSRKLLKKGATYVIMPNILSQDKVIYEIQKILKNKQKESNPSSP